A genomic stretch from Sebastes fasciatus isolate fSebFas1 chromosome 23, fSebFas1.pri, whole genome shotgun sequence includes:
- the LOC141761667 gene encoding complement C1q-like protein 2, which yields MAVCQPDTCALLSEVAAMGEKLAAMTQTQSTLERNLGAMMQKTATVEASLQTCKSQIEELRKINQAQDEQLKALVGVKSASASRMAFTAALGTSAGPFEHDTPLQYQRILSNIGSGYNPATGIFTAMVRGMYYFSYTMYNNNSGQPNSVVSLMMNSQKMVSTWDTVGDVGHDSATNAAVVQLEAGDSVFVKIYANRVLYDDGNYYNTFSGFLLFTL from the coding sequence ATGGCGGTCTGCCAACCTGACACCTGCGCCCTGCTCAGCGAGGTGGCAGCCATGGGGGAGAAGCTGGCAGCCATGACGCAAACGCAGAGCACGCTCGAGCGAAACCTCGGTGCAATGATGCAGAAAACGGCCACCGTCGAAGCCAGCTTGCAGACGTGCAAAAGCCAAATCGAGGAGCTGCGGAAGATCAACCAGGCTCAGGACGAGCAGCTGAAGGCGCTCGTAGGCGTCAAGTCCGCGAGCGCGTCGAGGATGGCTTTCACCGCCGCTTTGGGAACCTCGGCGGGCCCGTTTGAACACGACACGCCGCTTCAGTATCAAAGAATCCTCTCCAACATCGGCAGCGGCTACAACCCCGCCACCGGCATCTTCACGGCCATGGTGCGGGGTATGTACTACTTCAGCTACACCATGTACAACAACAACTCGGGACAGCCCAACTCGGTGGTGTCCCTGATGATGAACAGCCAGAAGATGGTGTCCACCTGGGACACGGTGGGCGACGTAGGCCACGACAGCGCGACCAACGCAGCGGTGGTGCAGCTGGAGGCCGGGGACAGCGTGTTTGTGAAGATCTACGCGAACAGAGTGCTCTACGATGACGGAAATTACTACAACACCTTCAGCGGCTTCCTGCTCTTCACCTTGTGA